One segment of Polaribacter huanghezhanensis DNA contains the following:
- a CDS encoding DUF4331 family protein: MKLNNIKIVTVLILSIMSLTSCSKKSSLETEVMIDFSGTYAQKDQMGRPAINTVFVNSNMKDAFNVTIPTQQGAAFQSMFEINLKALSPAYANAGDKNALMLDAATFTSVLATDVLTVSLDGKTTFYDGTNVLTGRALNDDVITVELLLIFGGEDFTENPTLSDDHVDANDKTFSTSFPYLASPW; this comes from the coding sequence ATGAAACTTAACAATATAAAAATAGTAACCGTATTAATTTTGTCAATTATGTCATTGACAAGTTGTAGTAAAAAATCGAGTTTAGAAACAGAGGTTATGATTGATTTTTCTGGTACATATGCGCAGAAAGATCAAATGGGAAGACCAGCGATTAATACTGTATTTGTAAACTCAAATATGAAAGATGCTTTTAATGTTACAATTCCTACTCAACAAGGAGCAGCATTTCAATCAATGTTTGAAATAAATTTAAAAGCCTTAAGTCCGGCGTACGCAAATGCAGGAGATAAAAATGCATTAATGTTGGACGCTGCAACTTTTACAAGTGTTTTGGCAACAGATGTATTAACAGTATCATTAGACGGAAAAACAACTTTTTATGATGGCACAAATGTGTTGACAGGAAGAGCGTTGAATGATGATGTTATTACGGTAGAATTATTGTTGATTTTTGGTGGAGAAGATTTTACTGAAAACCCAACATTATCTGATGATCATGTAGATGCAAACGACAAAACTTTTTCTACGTCGTTCCCTTACTTGGCGTCACCTTGGTAA
- a CDS encoding DUF4331 family protein, producing the protein MKKMKLIIGTCAFAVLGLILYAADHIDAPTVAGGSSDITDFYAFQGENTNNLVFVANVQGLLSPMASQTAKFDENVLVEFNIDTNDDKIEDWVIQAIPRNGKMYFFGPFAPGSTGLNSTIPTDNSAYGVAITPYGSNAIIGTKGEMKFFAGPRDDPFFMDFAQYGEIIGGRATSFNNPGADTFAGTNVLSIVVEVPKSMIGGSGTINTWVESKVKQ; encoded by the coding sequence ATGAAAAAAATGAAATTAATTATTGGAACATGCGCATTTGCAGTATTAGGTTTAATCCTATATGCAGCAGATCATATTGATGCTCCAACAGTAGCAGGTGGTTCAAGTGATATCACCGATTTTTATGCCTTTCAAGGCGAAAACACCAACAATTTAGTTTTTGTTGCCAACGTACAAGGACTATTAAGTCCGATGGCGTCACAAACAGCAAAATTTGATGAAAACGTTTTGGTAGAATTTAATATTGATACCAACGATGATAAAATTGAAGATTGGGTAATACAAGCAATTCCAAGAAACGGGAAAATGTATTTCTTTGGTCCTTTTGCACCAGGTTCTACAGGTTTAAATAGTACAATTCCTACTGATAATTCTGCGTATGGAGTAGCAATTACACCTTATGGTTCAAATGCAATCATAGGAACAAAAGGAGAAATGAAATTCTTTGCTGGTCCAAGAGATGATCCTTTCTTTATGGATTTTGCACAATACGGAGAAATTATTGGAGGTAGAGCAACAAGCTTTAACAATCCAGGTGCAGATACTTTTGCAGGAACTAATGTATTATCTATTGTAGTTGAAGTTCCAAAATCTATGATTGGTGGAAGCGGAACAATTAATACTTGGGTAGAATCTAAAGTAAAACAATAA
- a CDS encoding TIGR01777 family oxidoreductase → MMTTILITGGTGLVGKLLAEKLIVKNYTVRVLTRTPKKENEFSWDIANNFIDEKAFDNLDYIIHLAGAGIADKRWTSKRKKEIIDSRTQSTQLLLDKVKELKVPLRSFISASAVGYYGAITSGKIFTERDVSANDFLGTVCNLWEKAVLEFDKIAIPTTIFRLGIVLSKKGGALEKMKTPIITPIANGKQYIPCIDIEDLTDMFIFAIEKNLTGIFNAVAPEEQTSYGFSKLLAKKTKRPFVPIGVPTFLLKLIFGEMSILLTTGSRVSSKKIIETGFQFTHKKLESSLNNLT, encoded by the coding sequence ATGATGACTACAATTTTAATTACAGGAGGAACAGGTTTGGTAGGAAAATTACTTGCCGAAAAATTGATTGTTAAGAATTATACTGTTCGTGTTTTAACAAGAACTCCAAAAAAAGAAAATGAATTCTCCTGGGATATTGCCAATAATTTTATTGATGAAAAAGCATTTGACAATTTAGATTATATCATTCATTTAGCTGGCGCAGGAATTGCCGATAAAAGGTGGACATCAAAAAGAAAAAAAGAAATAATAGATAGTAGAACACAATCTACACAATTACTATTAGATAAAGTAAAAGAATTAAAAGTGCCACTTCGTAGTTTTATTTCTGCATCTGCTGTTGGTTATTACGGAGCCATCACTTCAGGTAAAATTTTTACCGAAAGGGATGTTTCTGCAAATGATTTTTTAGGAACTGTATGCAACCTTTGGGAGAAAGCTGTTTTAGAATTTGACAAAATTGCGATTCCAACTACAATTTTTAGACTCGGAATTGTATTGAGTAAAAAAGGAGGGGCATTAGAAAAGATGAAAACACCCATTATTACTCCGATTGCAAACGGAAAACAATATATCCCTTGTATAGATATTGAAGACTTAACTGATATGTTCATTTTTGCCATTGAAAAGAATCTAACAGGAATTTTTAATGCCGTTGCGCCAGAAGAACAAACCAGTTATGGTTTCTCTAAATTATTGGCTAAAAAAACAAAGAGACCATTTGTACCAATTGGTGTTCCAACATTTTTATTAAAACTAATTTTTGGTGAAATGTCTATTCTATTAACTACAGGAAGTAGGGTTTCCTCTAAAAAAATTATAGAAACTGGCTTTCAGTTTACACATAAAAAACTAGAAAGTTCGTTAAATAACTTAACTTAG